From the Lathyrus oleraceus cultivar Zhongwan6 chromosome 4, CAAS_Psat_ZW6_1.0, whole genome shotgun sequence genome, one window contains:
- the LOC127075947 gene encoding uncharacterized protein LOC127075947, whose translation MANGGLKKMLTLAIGEGVSSARATIFGHQLNPTGKKSAHKILRMKMFGEKVAQWYPHDINKDDPLVMARQQQERLSKLEMLKRRGKGPPKKGQGRRAAKRNK comes from the exons ATGGCTAACGGCGGTTTGAAGAAGATGTTAACCCTGGCAATCGGTGAAGGAGTGTCTTCTGCACGAGCAACGATATTCGGTCATCAATTGAACCCAACCGGCAAGAAATCTGCTCACAAAATTCTCCGCATGAAAATGTTTGGTGAAAAAGTCGCTCAATGGTACCCTCATGATATCAACAAAGATGACCCTCTTGTTATGGCTCGTCAACAACAAGA ACGTTTATCAAAGCTTGAAATGTTGAAGCGTCGAGGTAAAGGGCCACCCAAGAAGGGCCAGGGAAGGCGTGCTGCAAAACGCAACAAATAA